From Candidatus Pedobacter colombiensis, one genomic window encodes:
- a CDS encoding SRPBCC domain-containing protein, which produces MKNFKKYYQIPASPEEVYLAMTKAQSIKLWTGAEVEFTEEPGTEFSFWDGDIVGKNIEFEYGKKIVQQWYFGEDSEPSIVTIKLHEDKKGTSLEFVQTNIPDEDFEDFTEGLDEYYLGGLLDFFDE; this is translated from the coding sequence ATGAAGAATTTTAAAAAATATTATCAGATCCCTGCTTCTCCGGAAGAAGTATATCTCGCGATGACCAAAGCACAAAGCATTAAATTGTGGACCGGCGCTGAGGTTGAATTTACTGAGGAACCGGGGACCGAATTCTCTTTTTGGGATGGCGATATTGTGGGTAAGAATATCGAATTTGAATATGGAAAGAAAATCGTGCAACAGTGGTATTTTGGAGAAGATAGTGAACCTTCAATAGTAACCATTAAATTGCATGAAGATAAGAAAGGAACGTCCCTGGAGTTTGTACAAACCAATATACCAGATGAGGACTTTGAAGACTTTACCGAAGGTTTAGATGAGTATTACCTGGGGGGCTTACTTGATTTCTTTGATGAATAA
- the lysA gene encoding diaminopimelate decarboxylase produces the protein MFSNKDISRFANIETPFYYYDLGLLQDTLSTCADAAKLYNFHVHYAMKANFNPIVLQKIKAVGFGADCVSGGEVNKAIEVGFSKDQVVFAGVGKSDKEINHALDQDIFCFNVESVQELEVINELAAKKGKVARVAIRINPNVDAHTHHNITTGLDENKFGVNSWDLPQCAETLRASANIEFVGIHFHIGSQITNLDVYKNLCVRVNEFALWFEERGFTVKVLNVGGGLGIDYHNPDHQIPDFNSYFKIFSEFLDIKPTQEVHFELGRAVVGQCASLISRVLYVKNGKQKNFVILDAGMTELMRPALYQAYHKIENLTRGNKTALKYDIVGPICESTDCFGKEVEQPETFRGDLYAIRSAGAYGEVMASKYNLRDEIRSVYSEEA, from the coding sequence ATGTTTTCTAATAAAGATATATCACGCTTCGCAAACATAGAAACACCTTTCTATTATTACGATTTGGGACTGTTACAGGATACTTTAAGCACCTGCGCAGACGCCGCGAAGTTATACAATTTTCATGTGCACTATGCGATGAAGGCAAATTTCAACCCAATTGTTTTGCAAAAGATTAAGGCTGTTGGTTTTGGTGCCGATTGTGTTAGTGGTGGAGAAGTAAATAAGGCTATCGAAGTTGGCTTTAGTAAAGACCAGGTTGTTTTCGCAGGTGTTGGTAAGTCGGACAAGGAAATTAACCATGCTTTAGACCAGGATATATTCTGTTTCAATGTAGAATCTGTTCAGGAGCTGGAAGTGATTAATGAGCTGGCCGCAAAAAAAGGTAAAGTTGCGAGGGTAGCCATCCGTATCAATCCGAATGTTGATGCGCACACCCACCATAACATTACCACAGGTTTAGATGAGAATAAGTTTGGTGTAAATTCATGGGATTTGCCACAATGCGCCGAAACCTTAAGAGCTTCTGCAAATATTGAGTTTGTGGGTATACATTTTCATATTGGCTCTCAGATCACGAATCTGGATGTCTATAAAAACCTTTGTGTGCGTGTAAACGAGTTTGCCCTATGGTTCGAAGAAAGAGGGTTTACCGTAAAGGTGTTAAATGTAGGCGGTGGCTTAGGTATTGACTACCACAATCCAGATCATCAGATTCCAGATTTTAATAGCTACTTCAAGATATTTTCGGAATTTCTGGATATAAAACCTACACAGGAAGTTCATTTTGAACTGGGAAGGGCTGTAGTTGGTCAATGTGCATCCTTGATTAGCAGAGTTCTATATGTAAAGAATGGTAAGCAAAAGAACTTTGTGATATTGGATGCGGGTATGACTGAATTGATGCGTCCTGCTCTATATCAAGCGTACCATAAAATTGAAAACTTAACCCGTGGCAATAAAACTGCTTTAAAGTATGATATTGTAGGGCCGATTTGCGAAAGCACGGACTGTTTTGGAAAAGAGGTAGAGCAACCGGAAACTTTTAGGGGTGATTTGTATGCCATTAGAAGTGCTGGTGCTTATGGAGAAGTAATGGCTTCAAAATATAACCTGCGCGATGAAATCAGATCAGTTTATAGCGAAGAGGCTTAA
- a CDS encoding aspartate kinase — MKVLKFGGTSVGSPERMKKLLDIINPAEEQIVVLSAVSGTTNSLVEISAKLLKEDKQVALSLINALHQKYNEFVIELLTEGEFREHGQEVVDYHFNFLSTLANDIFTPVEEKVVLAQGELLSTTLYHIYLKSIGVPSVLLPALDFMKIDEDNEPDVPYATKHLQPILDQHKGNKLFITQGFICRNSFGEVDNLRRGGSDYTASLIGAAILAEEVQIWTDIDGMHNNDPRIVKGTKPIAQLSFDEAAELAYFGAKILHPQSVFPAQKYKIPVRLLNTMEPQAAGTLISAESEKGKIKSIAAKDGITAIKIQSSRMLLAYGFLRKVFEIFERYKTPIDMITTSEVAVSLTIDFTDNLEKIVEELHDFGSVEIDTDQSIVCVVGDFSAEKHGFASRVLDSIKHIPLRMISYGGSNYNISLLINTADKTEALKSLHNRLFE; from the coding sequence ATGAAAGTATTAAAGTTTGGAGGCACTTCTGTAGGAAGCCCTGAGCGCATGAAAAAATTGTTGGATATTATTAATCCAGCAGAAGAACAAATTGTCGTATTGTCGGCCGTGTCCGGTACTACCAATAGTTTAGTAGAGATTTCAGCCAAACTTTTAAAGGAAGATAAACAGGTTGCGTTAAGCTTAATTAACGCATTACACCAAAAATATAATGAGTTTGTAATTGAGCTTTTAACCGAAGGTGAATTTCGTGAGCATGGACAGGAAGTTGTAGATTATCATTTCAACTTTTTAAGCACTTTGGCTAATGACATCTTTACCCCGGTTGAAGAGAAGGTGGTATTGGCGCAAGGTGAATTGTTGTCCACTACCTTATATCATATTTATTTAAAATCAATTGGAGTACCATCTGTATTGCTTCCTGCATTAGATTTTATGAAAATTGATGAGGATAACGAACCTGATGTACCTTATGCGACTAAACATTTGCAACCGATATTGGACCAGCATAAAGGTAATAAGCTGTTTATTACTCAGGGATTTATCTGCAGAAATAGCTTTGGCGAGGTAGACAACCTGCGTCGCGGGGGTAGCGATTATACTGCATCGTTAATTGGTGCGGCAATTTTAGCTGAAGAAGTTCAGATCTGGACAGATATTGATGGGATGCATAATAATGATCCAAGGATTGTAAAAGGGACCAAACCAATTGCACAACTTTCGTTTGATGAGGCTGCTGAGTTAGCGTATTTCGGCGCTAAAATTCTGCACCCGCAATCAGTTTTCCCAGCACAGAAGTATAAAATTCCGGTTAGGTTACTCAATACCATGGAGCCACAGGCTGCCGGAACATTAATTTCTGCAGAAAGTGAAAAAGGAAAAATCAAATCTATAGCTGCAAAAGATGGAATTACTGCTATTAAAATTCAATCGAGCCGCATGTTATTGGCTTATGGCTTTTTAAGAAAGGTATTTGAAATTTTTGAAAGATATAAAACACCAATAGATATGATTACTACTTCTGAAGTAGCAGTATCATTAACGATTGACTTTACAGATAATCTGGAGAAGATTGTTGAAGAACTGCATGACTTTGGTTCTGTGGAAATTGATACGGATCAATCTATTGTTTGCGTTGTTGGTGATTTCAGTGCGGAGAAGCATGGCTTTGCATCTCGTGTATTGGATTCTATCAAACACATTCCACTAAGAATGATTTCTTATGGCGGAAGTAATTATAACATTTCGTTATTGATCAATACTGCTGATAAAACTGAGGCTTTAAAAAGTTTACATAACAGGTTGTTTGAATAA
- a CDS encoding phospho-sugar mutase: MQLEQATLGTINEWLNGNYDKNTKGEIQDLLDKEAYTELTDSFYRSLEFGTGGLRGIMGPGSNRINKYTIGTATQGLSNYLNNKYPGEKIKVAIAHDSRNNSDYFAKITADVFSANGIHVYFFSALRPTPELSFAIRHLGCKSGVMLTASHNPKEYNGYKAYGADGGQFTSPDDSMVMDEVAKIKSIDTVKFDRIDSNIELIGEEIDQLYLDKITALSVSPEAISRQKDLKIVYSPIHGTGITLVPKALAQFGFTNLTIVEEQSKPDGNFPTVVYPNPEEKEALTLALKKAQDIDADLVLATDPDADRVGIAVKNKDGEFVLLNGNQTGSLLINYLLTAWQEKGKLTGNEYIVKTIVTSNLIEAIAEAKNVTYYNTLTGFKWIGQIMTQLEGKKTFIGGGEESYGYLIGDLVRDKDAVVSCAFIAEMTAFYKDKGSSLYDALLNMYIEYGLYKEELVSITKKGKTGAEDIKAMMEKFRNNPPATLGGSKIETLKDYELGVQTDLKSNVKTELELPKSDVLQFITEDGSIVSARPSGTEPKIKFYCSVNAALKDKASFKETDTRLGEKIKAVMSDLEV; this comes from the coding sequence ATGCAGTTAGAACAAGCTACTTTAGGCACAATAAACGAATGGCTTAACGGTAATTACGATAAAAATACCAAAGGAGAGATACAGGACCTTTTAGATAAGGAAGCTTACACTGAACTTACAGACTCTTTTTACAGAAGTCTTGAGTTTGGAACCGGAGGATTGAGAGGGATAATGGGTCCGGGTTCTAACAGGATCAACAAGTACACAATAGGGACTGCAACTCAGGGTTTGTCTAATTACCTGAACAATAAATACCCTGGAGAAAAAATTAAAGTAGCGATAGCGCACGACAGCCGCAACAACTCTGACTATTTTGCTAAGATTACTGCTGATGTATTCTCGGCAAATGGCATCCATGTTTATTTCTTTTCGGCCTTAAGACCTACTCCTGAATTGTCCTTTGCTATCCGTCATTTAGGTTGCAAAAGTGGCGTAATGCTTACCGCTTCTCACAATCCTAAAGAATACAATGGCTATAAAGCTTATGGCGCTGATGGTGGACAGTTTACTTCACCAGACGACAGCATGGTAATGGATGAAGTAGCAAAAATCAAAAGCATTGACACTGTTAAGTTTGACCGTATAGATAGCAATATTGAACTGATTGGTGAAGAAATTGACCAGCTTTATCTGGATAAAATAACCGCATTATCTGTTTCACCAGAAGCAATTTCCCGCCAAAAGGATCTTAAAATAGTTTACTCTCCTATCCACGGAACAGGAATTACCCTTGTTCCTAAAGCATTGGCACAATTTGGCTTTACCAATTTAACGATTGTTGAAGAGCAAAGTAAACCAGACGGAAATTTCCCTACAGTGGTTTACCCTAATCCCGAGGAAAAGGAAGCATTAACACTGGCTTTGAAGAAAGCGCAGGATATTGATGCAGACCTGGTACTGGCTACCGATCCGGATGCAGACCGTGTAGGTATAGCCGTTAAAAATAAGGATGGGGAATTTGTGTTGTTAAATGGAAATCAAACCGGCAGTCTACTTATCAATTATTTGTTAACTGCATGGCAGGAAAAAGGAAAACTTACTGGAAACGAATACATTGTAAAAACCATTGTAACTTCTAATTTAATAGAAGCCATTGCAGAAGCTAAAAACGTTACTTACTACAATACCTTAACCGGCTTTAAATGGATTGGCCAGATTATGACCCAATTAGAAGGTAAGAAAACCTTTATAGGCGGTGGCGAGGAAAGTTATGGCTACCTGATTGGTGATTTAGTGAGAGATAAAGACGCAGTAGTTTCCTGTGCTTTTATTGCCGAAATGACCGCCTTCTATAAAGATAAAGGCAGCAGTCTATATGATGCATTATTGAATATGTATATAGAATACGGTCTATATAAAGAAGAGCTGGTATCTATCACTAAAAAAGGTAAGACCGGTGCTGAGGATATTAAAGCTATGATGGAGAAGTTTAGAAATAATCCTCCTGCAACTTTAGGTGGTTCGAAAATTGAAACGCTGAAAGATTATGAGCTTGGTGTGCAGACAGATTTAAAGTCCAATGTAAAAACTGAGTTGGAACTACCTAAATCTGATGTATTACAGTTTATAACTGAAGACGGAAGTATTGTTTCAGCAAGACCTTCCGGAACTGAACCTAAGATTAAGTTCTATTGCAGTGTAAATGCAGCATTAAAAGATAAAGCAAGCTTTAAAGAAACAGATACCAGACTTGGCGAAAAAATTAAAGCTGTAATGAGTGATCTTGAGGTTTAA
- a CDS encoding response regulator, translating into MKRYKDLDCVLLVDDDISTNFIHRRIVENAKIDVDVKEISSAKEALDYLTYSGKYENMEHAPKAGIIFLDINMPGMNGWDFIAEYKKLDEKHKARIVVVMLTTSLNPDDEQHAASVEEIATYLHKPLNIEAFAKIADKYFEVADEE; encoded by the coding sequence ATGAAAAGATATAAAGATCTTGACTGTGTATTGTTAGTTGATGATGATATTTCTACAAATTTCATCCATCGGAGGATCGTGGAAAATGCTAAGATAGATGTAGATGTGAAGGAGATTTCCTCTGCAAAAGAAGCATTGGATTATTTAACTTATTCGGGTAAATATGAAAATATGGAACATGCGCCAAAGGCCGGCATCATATTTTTAGACATCAATATGCCCGGTATGAATGGTTGGGACTTTATTGCCGAATATAAAAAATTAGACGAAAAACATAAAGCCAGAATTGTGGTCGTTATGCTTACCACTTCGCTTAATCCTGATGATGAGCAACACGCTGCAAGTGTTGAAGAGATTGCTACATATTTACATAAGCCTCTAAACATAGAGGCTTTCGCTAAGATTGCGGATAAATATTTTGAAGTAGCGGATGAGGAATGA
- a CDS encoding ATP-binding protein has protein sequence MLEVIDDYAILFLDRHGNVENWNKEAEKIKGYAAEEIIGQNFSVFYNEESRRNKLPELLIEEARLRGRAQHEGWRLRKGGELFWAFVTISAIYGDKNEVVGYSKFIRDLTAKRHLEKTTEEYARELEIKNKELEQFVYIASHDLQEPLLTVKNFVELFKDEYKDVFDDNARLYLQFIDRSTERMRNLIKGLLDYARLGGQQVKTLVDCNTLMDSLQNDLFSSITAAGAKITYEGLPIVYGFETALRQLFQNLLSNSLKFKKPNVLPQIDISVVAHDNFWHFEFKDNGIGIEERYKEKVFVMFQRLHNVADYEGYGIGLSHCKKIVELHGGRIFVESILNEGSTFSFTLRV, from the coding sequence ATGCTTGAAGTAATAGATGATTATGCTATTCTCTTTTTAGACAGGCATGGAAATGTTGAGAATTGGAATAAAGAAGCGGAGAAGATTAAAGGATATGCAGCCGAGGAAATTATCGGGCAAAACTTTAGTGTATTCTATAATGAGGAGAGTAGGAGGAACAAATTACCTGAATTACTTATTGAAGAAGCCAGGCTACGCGGTAGGGCTCAACATGAAGGTTGGCGATTAAGAAAAGGTGGTGAGCTGTTTTGGGCCTTTGTTACGATTTCTGCAATTTATGGCGATAAAAATGAGGTAGTAGGCTATTCTAAGTTTATCAGAGATCTTACTGCTAAACGCCATCTGGAAAAAACTACGGAAGAATATGCCCGTGAGCTGGAAATCAAAAATAAGGAGCTGGAGCAATTTGTATATATCGCCTCTCATGATTTACAGGAACCCTTACTTACTGTTAAAAACTTCGTTGAGTTGTTTAAGGACGAGTATAAAGACGTTTTTGATGACAATGCAAGGTTATATCTGCAGTTTATAGATCGTTCTACAGAAAGAATGAGAAATCTGATCAAGGGCTTACTTGATTATGCAAGATTAGGTGGACAACAAGTTAAAACACTTGTGGATTGTAATACGCTAATGGATAGTTTGCAGAATGATTTGTTTAGTAGTATAACGGCTGCGGGAGCTAAAATCACCTATGAAGGTCTTCCTATTGTTTATGGTTTTGAAACAGCATTAAGACAACTTTTTCAAAATCTTTTAAGTAACTCCTTGAAATTCAAAAAGCCGAATGTGTTGCCCCAAATTGACATCTCAGTAGTTGCTCATGATAATTTCTGGCATTTTGAATTTAAAGATAATGGGATCGGTATTGAAGAACGCTATAAGGAGAAGGTGTTTGTTATGTTTCAGCGTTTACATAACGTGGCCGATTACGAAGGCTATGGCATTGGACTGTCTCATTGCAAGAAGATCGTTGAATTGCATGGGGGTAGAATTTTTGTTGAGTCTATTTTAAATGAAGGAAGTACCTTCAGCTTCACGCTAAGGGTATAA
- a CDS encoding glutamate-5-semialdehyde dehydrogenase: MESIQQQLINAKKAQQSISSLSDKGKQDLINDLAKLIKAQSAEIIAENLKDLEKMPVSDPKWDRLLLNEARILALASSLNDVASLDDPTNRVLSENTLTNGLFIQKKTVPIGVVGVIYESRPNVTIDVAALCIRSGNVCLLRGGQDAYHTNLFIVSLIQRVLTEHGLDKHVVQQLPADRKYILDILQAEKYIDVIIPRGSNQLIEFVRKNALVPVIETGAGVCHTYIEKTAKLAEAADIVVNAKVSRPSVCNALDTIVVDSAVAEPFLNLIAPLLSEYNVEMFADERSFPILKQLNYPKINKAAPEDFGREFLDFKCSVKVVDHIDEALAHIANFSSKHSEAIVTEDHAKAERFLNEVDAAVVYLNASTRFTDGQVFGLGAEIGISTQKLHARGPFALEKLVTEKWVVRGAGQVR, translated from the coding sequence ATGGAATCAATTCAACAACAGTTAATTAATGCGAAAAAAGCTCAGCAATCTATTTCTTCGCTGAGTGATAAAGGAAAACAAGACCTAATCAATGATTTAGCTAAGCTGATCAAAGCACAGTCTGCGGAAATCATTGCTGAAAATCTAAAAGATTTGGAGAAAATGCCTGTATCAGACCCCAAATGGGATCGCCTGTTGTTGAATGAAGCCCGGATATTAGCGCTTGCATCAAGCCTTAATGATGTGGCAAGCCTTGATGACCCTACTAATAGGGTGCTTTCAGAAAATACATTGACAAATGGACTTTTTATCCAAAAGAAAACCGTTCCAATTGGTGTTGTAGGGGTAATATACGAGTCGCGACCAAACGTAACTATCGATGTTGCTGCTTTATGTATCAGATCTGGAAATGTATGTTTATTGCGAGGTGGACAAGATGCTTATCATACCAATTTATTTATCGTTTCTTTAATTCAGCGAGTTTTAACTGAGCATGGACTGGATAAGCATGTGGTACAACAACTTCCAGCGGATAGGAAGTATATTTTGGATATTTTACAAGCCGAAAAATATATTGACGTGATTATTCCACGCGGGTCAAATCAGTTGATAGAATTTGTACGTAAAAACGCATTGGTTCCTGTGATAGAAACAGGAGCAGGGGTTTGCCATACTTATATAGAAAAGACTGCAAAGCTTGCTGAAGCTGCTGATATTGTAGTAAATGCTAAAGTATCCAGACCGTCGGTATGCAATGCTTTAGACACCATTGTGGTAGATAGTGCTGTTGCTGAGCCATTTTTAAATCTGATAGCACCTTTGTTATCGGAGTATAATGTAGAAATGTTTGCAGATGAACGTTCTTTTCCAATTCTGAAGCAGCTGAACTATCCTAAGATTAATAAAGCTGCACCGGAAGATTTTGGAAGGGAGTTCCTTGACTTTAAATGTTCTGTGAAGGTAGTGGATCATATAGATGAAGCTCTGGCACATATTGCTAATTTCTCATCAAAACATTCTGAAGCCATTGTAACGGAAGACCATGCTAAAGCTGAGCGTTTCCTAAATGAAGTTGATGCGGCGGTGGTTTATTTAAATGCCTCAACAAGGTTTACTGATGGACAAGTATTTGGTCTTGGAGCCGAAATTGGTATCTCTACTCAAAAGCTCCACGCTCGTGGTCCTTTTGCACTCGAAAAACTGGTTACCGAGAAATGGGTAGTCAGGGGTGCAGGTCAGGTTCGCTAA
- the proB gene encoding glutamate 5-kinase, whose amino-acid sequence MNKPILVLKLGTASITTTKGELDELVIADVARQVADVAKDYRLILVSSGAVGAGKKYIKNYKGKISERKAAASIGNPLLLNIYAKHFLPYGISIAQSLCERQHFSNRKQFLQLKETYEELWKNDVIPIANENDVVSSLELKFSDNDELATLLGVGFGASVILLGTSVPGVLDREGKVIDRIESINNDIFSLADKNKSDLGLGGMISKLTFAHLASAMGIKVVIFGVRTPDGINKAVKEETGTVCIPKDCSISARNKWLASGSLVTGRIMVDDGACEAIRNRKSLLAVGVLSVIEKFSDGEIFEITDAKDNIIAVARAKTSSEAIVKDSKQHNLEIANASDIVIL is encoded by the coding sequence ATGAACAAGCCAATACTTGTTTTGAAATTAGGCACCGCCTCCATAACCACTACAAAAGGAGAGCTTGATGAATTGGTAATTGCAGATGTTGCGCGTCAGGTAGCAGATGTTGCTAAAGATTACCGGCTGATACTTGTTTCGTCTGGCGCAGTGGGTGCCGGCAAAAAATACATCAAAAACTATAAAGGAAAGATCTCTGAGCGTAAAGCCGCAGCTTCAATCGGTAACCCTTTATTATTGAATATTTACGCTAAGCATTTTTTACCATACGGCATATCCATAGCCCAAAGTCTTTGCGAGCGCCAGCACTTCTCTAACAGAAAGCAATTTTTGCAGTTAAAGGAAACCTATGAAGAGTTATGGAAGAATGATGTGATCCCTATTGCCAATGAAAATGATGTAGTGAGCAGCCTGGAGTTAAAGTTCTCGGATAATGATGAGCTTGCTACTTTATTAGGTGTCGGTTTTGGTGCTTCAGTAATTTTATTAGGGACTTCAGTTCCTGGAGTACTGGACAGAGAAGGTAAGGTGATTGATAGAATCGAAAGCATAAACAACGATATATTTTCGCTTGCAGACAAAAACAAATCAGATTTAGGTTTAGGGGGAATGATCTCTAAATTGACCTTTGCACATCTGGCCTCGGCTATGGGGATTAAGGTGGTCATATTCGGAGTCCGTACACCCGATGGCATAAATAAGGCTGTTAAGGAAGAAACAGGTACGGTTTGTATTCCTAAGGATTGCAGCATTTCGGCCCGAAATAAATGGCTGGCTAGCGGTAGCTTAGTTACCGGTCGCATCATGGTTGATGATGGTGCCTGCGAAGCCATCAGAAATCGTAAAAGTTTACTTGCGGTAGGTGTACTTTCTGTTATAGAGAAATTTAGTGACGGAGAGATCTTTGAAATCACGGATGCTAAGGATAATATCATTGCAGTTGCCCGTGCTAAAACTTCATCCGAAGCCATAGTTAAAGACTCAAAACAACATAATCTGGAAATCGCAAATGCGAGCGATATTGTAATATTGTAA
- a CDS encoding OsmC family protein: MKRNATAVWNGTIKEGSGHITTASKVLDQTQYSFNSRFADGIGTNPEELMAAAHAGCFTMKLSLDLTEAGFTPGTLETTSTVTLDNGVIKSSSLVLKASIPGITDAQFQEIAAGAKATCPVSKAYNVDITLEASLV, from the coding sequence ATGAAACGTAATGCAACTGCCGTTTGGAATGGCACAATCAAAGAAGGCTCCGGTCATATTACTACTGCCAGCAAAGTACTTGATCAGACACAATATTCTTTCAATAGCAGGTTTGCCGATGGCATTGGTACCAATCCTGAAGAGCTTATGGCAGCAGCACATGCAGGCTGTTTTACAATGAAGTTAAGTCTTGATTTAACTGAAGCCGGTTTTACACCGGGTACTTTGGAAACCACAAGTACAGTTACCCTTGATAATGGTGTAATTAAAAGTTCCAGCCTTGTGCTTAAAGCAAGTATACCAGGTATCACGGATGCTCAGTTTCAGGAAATTGCAGCGGGTGCAAAAGCTACTTGTCCGGTAAGTAAAGCTTATAATGTTGACATTACACTGGAAGCTTCTTTAGTTTAG